The proteins below come from a single Pristiophorus japonicus isolate sPriJap1 chromosome 18, sPriJap1.hap1, whole genome shotgun sequence genomic window:
- the rpl36 gene encoding large ribosomal subunit protein eL36, with amino-acid sequence MAEALVSQHSALVQSFRFRRHNLEAEMAIRYPMAVGLRKGHPVTKNETSPRQCRRRGRLTKHSKFVRDLIREVCGFAPYERRAMELLKVSKDKRALKFIKKRVGTHIRAKRKREELSNVLAAMRKAAAKKD; translated from the exons ATGGCGGAAGCACTCGTATCCCAGCATTCCGCGTTGGTGCAGTCCTTCCGGTTTCGACGCCATAACCTAGAAGCAG AAATGGCAATCAGGTATCCTATGGCAGTTGGCCTGCGCAAAGGTCACCCCGTCACCAAGAATGAAACCAGCCCAAGGCAGTGCCGCAGAAGAGGG CGACTGACCAAGCACAGCAAGTTTGTCAGAGATCTGATCCGTGAGGTCTGTGGTTTTGCCCCCTATGAAAGGCGTGCAATGGAATTGCTTAAGGTCTCTAAAGACAAGCGTGCGCTCAAATTCATCAAAAAGAGA GTTGGTACCCACATCCGtgccaagaggaagagagaagaacTCAGCAATGTGCTGGCAGCAATGAGAAAGGCAGCTGCAAAGAAAGATTAA